One window of the Chanodichthys erythropterus isolate Z2021 chromosome 2, ASM2448905v1, whole genome shotgun sequence genome contains the following:
- the smpd5 gene encoding sphingomyelin phosphodiesterase 5, protein MSLRESPFPNCFLEGLHAVGWGLIFPCFWFLDRLLAVCVSTSLERMWRIEQECYLHPLKVVFGSVLFFILFIISTPFALLGFVLWAPLQAVRRPFSYHHQVQSVHAEDRNARWEETRKVSFGFLTGNLCLLPDGVARFNNLGYTQKRASFIGKSIVQGVTRPHIRIFVDSPSSCGTITPSSSLIPQPTPSSYGSVDFSVTDQKDGTEADEANGPNQQELPKPNCNQNSNQHKHPPHPLRDGDVLIEVSSLFPSSVDIVCFQEVFDKRAALKLARALGPLYGHILYDVGVYACQPAGTCSSFKFFNSGLLLASRYPVMEAQYHCFPNSRGEDALAAKGLLAVKVEIGLQKGQKKMVGYINCTHLHAPEGDGEIRFEQLNMLTKWISEFQAVTRREDEMVMFDVLCGDFNFDNCSPDDRLEQSHSVFEEYTDPCRAGPGKEKPWVIGTLLEQPTLYDENMRNPDNLQRTLESEELRKDYLSPPVPLSGVPLVYPEPDQPWVGRRIDYLLYRESSVSSHCRTEVEEFTYVTQLAGLTDHIPVGFRLSVSLDSEEM, encoded by the exons ATGTCTTTAAGAGAGTCGCCTTTCCCCAACTGTTTTTTGGAAGGTCTCCATGCTGTAGGATGGGGTCTCATCTTCCCTTGTTTCTGGTTCCTGGACCGTCTCCTCGCCGTTTGCGTCTCCACCAGTCTGGAGCGCATGTGGAGGATCGAACAGGAGTGCTACCTCCACCCGCTTAAGGTCGTCTTTGGGTCCGTCCTGTTCTTCATCCTGTTTATAATTTCTACACCATTCGCCCTCCTGGGATTCGTACTATGGGCACCGCTTCAGGCCGTACGCCGACCGTTTTCATACCACCATCAGGTGCAGAGCGTTCACGCAGAGGATCGTAATGCTAGATGGGAGGAGACAAGGAAGGTCAGTTTTGGGTTTCTGACAGGCAACCTGTGCCTGTTGCCCGACGGAGTAGCTCGCTTCAACAACCTCGGGTATACTCAAAAGCGTGCATCGTTCATCGGGAAAAGCATCGTGCAGGGTGTCACTCGCCCGCACATTCGTATTTTCGTAGATTCTCCTAGTAGCTGCGGCACCATTACACCATCCAGCAGCCTGATCCCACAACCGACCCCGTCCTCATACGGATCTGTAGACTTTTCCGTCACAGATCAGAAGGACGGGACTGAAGCGGATGAAGCCAATGGCCCAAACCAACAGGAGCTTCCCAAACCCAACTGCAACCAGAACTCCAACCAGCACAAGCATCCGCCTCATCCTCTAAGAGACGGTGATGTGCTGATAGAGGTGTCCTCTTTGTTCCCGTCCTCTGTGGATATAGTTTGCTTCCAGGAGGTTTTCGATAAGAGAGCCGCTCTGAAGCTGGCGCGGGCTCTCGGGCCTCTCTACGGACACATTCTCTATGACGTCGGCGTTTACGCCTGTCAGCCTGCTGGAACTTGCTCCTCTTTTAAGTTTTTTAACAGTGGTTTGCTCCTGGCCAGTCGATATCCCGTTATGGAGGCTCAGTACCACTGCTTTCCCAACAGCCGAGGAGAGGACGCACTGGCTGCCAAAGGCCTGCTCGCTGTAAAG GTGGAAATAGGGTTACAAAAAGGTCAAAAGAAAATGGTTGGGTATATTAACTGCACTCATCTGCACGCTCCTGAAG GGGACGGAGAGATACGCTTTGAGCAGCTTAACATGTTGACCAAATGGATCAGTGAGTTTCAAGCAGTGACCAGACGAGAAGATGAAATGGTGATGTTTGACGTGCTTTGTGGGGATTTTAACTTCGATAACTGCTCTCCTG ACGACAGGTTGGAGCAAAGCCATAGTGTGTTTGAGGAATACACAGACCCCTGCAGAGCCGGACCTGGGAAAGAGAAGCCCTGGGTCATCG GAACCCTGTTGGAGCAGCCAACGCTCTATGATGAGAACATGAGGAACCCAGACAACCTGCAGCG AACTTTGGAAAGTGAAGAACTGCGCAAGGACTATTTATCTCCGCCGGTGCCGCTCAGCGGCGTTCCTCTGGTCTACCCTGAGCCTGATCAACCCTGGGTGGGTCGACGGATCGATTATCTTCTGTATCGAGAGAGCTCTGTCTCCAGTCACTGCAGAACG GAGGTGGAAGAGTTTACATACGTGACTCAGCTGGCTGGCCTGACGGATCATATTCCCGTGGGCTTTAGACTTTCTGTCTCTCTGGATTCAGAAGAGATGTAA